One Vicia villosa cultivar HV-30 ecotype Madison, WI linkage group LG5, Vvil1.0, whole genome shotgun sequence genomic window, tcATGGTCAAATTTACTCAAATTTACCTTTATCTTTAATTAACTAGTTTAATTTAATTGCTACTGATTATGACATTTAGTCTACTAAAGAAATTAATAAGGTTAATTTAGCCttaatcttaatttttttcttataatatacAATATGCCAAATATGTATATTTCTAATTATAATTATGTGACTCCATCTTCTAATAAGAAACagaatataaataaatatcaaaacaataaaaagaaaatcTAATTTAGACTTTGCTTAAATTATGAGAAAATTACGGACATTATTTATCATTTGTTTTTGGGTGATATTCTACTTAGGTTAATTAACGGTAGTTTTCtattgattaaataatttaacCTGTAAATGATTTAAGTATAGGAAAAATAGACAGAGGGAGGGGCAAAGAGAGAAAAAGGGAAAGAGATTTTTCATGTgtcttttataataaaaataattaatagtgagaaattttcaaaaaaaatattttttgtcaatttaaaatataaaataaagttcTGTAAAATTGatgttaatttttgtaaaaaaaagttattaattAAACATAATCCATTGGATTTCTAAAATgagatggatggattggatccatccatatgattaaatggatggattggatccaaTCCATTAAGTATTATTTTGTTTGagggatggattggatggattaatttttggatggattggatggatattgGTTAAATGGATTTTATTGCCACCCCTATATTTAACTAGTAGACAATGTTTAGGCCAGTAGACAGTAATTATTACCTGGTTTGCTAAACCGGAAGATTGGATGGCCAATTCAAGCCCTGCCTCATAGCTTGAGTTAGGAATGTTCATCAGCTTAGAGTTATTCTGATTCAACATTTGCGAAGACAATTTGTTAACATATTCTCCATACTTCAAATGATCCTCAATATTACAAGATGGAGAACTTGTTGAAAGCAACAAATGCATCATCTTTACAATTGTGTTTGGATTATGCAcacacaaagctccttcatctgAAACAAATAAGTAGTTTCCAAAAGGATGAAACAAAATTGACCCTGAAGATTCTTTATTTTGTGTTGCAGCTTCCAAGTAATCCAATACAGCGGCGAACAACTCAGATTTCTCTTGGTCAGAAACTTGAACAGCAAGTTTTCGAAATTCTGGGGAAGCCATTGAGTAGTGCCAAAACTGAAGCAAGCAGTTTAGCCGAGGAGTGAGGGGTGTAATAGGTGCAAATAGCAATCTTGGCATTATGTCATGTTTTGATACTACATGACAGAAATTTCCACCCCATCTTTCTATGGAAATGGCTTGAGAAAATGATTTGTTACCAAGTAATGGTGAACCGAAAGTGATGCACATTACTGGTAATGATGAAGAGATGGATTGGAGGTATGAAAGAAGCCAAAGGGTGCATAGAGATGCTGTAGCTCCTCCGATGGAATGCCCAGTGATCACAATTGATTTTGTGTCTGTTTTTTCCAATATTCCCAACACCTTAAATGGTAACATTAATTTTTAATAGCAAAGTTGTGAATTACATTCTAggaaacaattaaaagaaaagaaaaaaaagacctTCTAAGATTTTAACATGAATATTTAGTACAAACAAATGATTAGGTTGTCATTACTAACCTTGTCTCTTTCTTCATCAagctaacattttttttttggaacGATACCTTATTTCAAATAAAGGACATGACTCAAAAAAAGAAAttctcaaattaaaaaaaaaagtgaaagattTTTTACCTTTCATATTCCACTCCCCCTTATAAAAAAACAACACAATTAAGATTCcttattttttcttatttcagTGTTTCTTTCTCTGAAAGTTTTTTTTATCTTCTCTAATTATTTTCATCTTCACCGCACGCTGCTGCTTCTGTCTCCACAAGATTTTTCATCttttattacaattttttattttatttttctagatGTTtctaaattttgtaatttttggttGTTGGAGATGAGTTTGGATCATTAGATGACCCTGAATTTCTTGAAGTTGCTGACTTGTCTTTGGATGAGTGGGActtagaggttagttttctgtgGTCTGACTATGATATGATTTGTATCATTTTCTTTTGATGGATTTATgtctttttttattgaatttattaagtttaaaTAAACATAAATTTTGCTTCCAATTTTAATCTCTTTATAAATTGTACCCATAAGTTGCATtgcattattaaattaatatataaaatatatatagataGTCGTGTCTATGTCCTAGGTTTTTGACATTAGCAGGGTCCTCGTGTCTGTATCCGTGCCGTGTCTCGTGTTTGTGTCTGTGTCGCGTGTTCGTGCCCGAGTCTGGATTTCATAGGGTACCGACTAGTGTGCAAACACATGGTTGACATATAGGTGATTTATTCATTCCAATAGGTTTGCATCATCAAGGTTTAACCCTAAGCCCGTACCTTTTAATCTTAATCTTGGATGTATTCATAGAGCACATCAAAGAGCTAGCACCGAAATACATGCTTTTTGCAGATAATATAGTCATACTTGGAGAGTCGAATGAGAATTTAAAAGAGAGATTGAAGACGAGTTTTAGAAACACATGATTTTCGCCTAAGTAGAAGTAAACATAAAGTATATAGAATGTAAGTTCAACCAAAAAGAAGCATTTCTAATCTAGAGGTGAAAGTTGGAAATCATATCATCTCTCAAGTCACACAATTTAATATCTAGGATCCGAAATACAAAATGTTAGACAAATTTTATCGGACTGCGGTAAAACATGAAATGTTGTACGAGACAAAATATTGAAGAGAAAATTTTATCAGACTACGGTAAAACCTGCGATGTTGTATAGGACAAAATGTTGGGCGATTAAAAATCAAACCTGAGAATAAAATAAGTGAAACATAGATGAAGATGTTGCATTGAATGTGGAATAAAACTAAATAAACTaggattaaaaatgaaaaaaagatactcttttcctttttaagtgtcactTTGAcgaatttttttattcttttttaagtgtcatttcaaAGTTTAAAGTATTAATGATGGTAGTTTTGTCAAAATTATCCGTACTCATTTATTATAGAAAgagaaaaaagtaaaataaattactaaaaagttaaagatattatagacaaaaataataatagtttaaaAAGTAACAACAATTATTAGTTGTCTTGATAtatgtaaaaagtaaaaaaaataaaaaaataaaaaggaaccgAGGAATTGTAGGATAATGATGCTTATTAATGTGTtgtgaattattttattttttttagaattgtTAGTAATACtaagggtggcaaaacggatCGTGGTTCCTCAGACGTGTCCCTCAAAATCCTCCGCCTCCCAAAGTCCGTCTCGCCTATTCGTTCAGTCTATCCCACCTTAAGTCCGtcgtttttttagttaattatagtaattctaattcttgatggtttaatttatacatttatttataaatatatatgtaaCTTTTTTTAAGTGAAATTTGTTAAAGACATGTTTTATACAAATTGCTTTAAAAGTTTAATTGAaatgtataaaaaatttattaacctattaaaaatgtaaaaataaattaataaaaaaaataagcagACAACCACGCCGCCCTCCAACCCACCATCTTGGTGGGACAAGCTTGATTTTTAGGCCCATTTTGATTTGGCGGGCTTGTCCGCTCAATTTTTTTCCCGAGCATAAGGCAGGACGAGGCGGGTGGCCCATTTCGCTACACCTAACTAATACCATTGACTATTGACTATTGACTTTTGTTTGCATTTCTCaatttgttgtttttttctttacGAAAACTTATAAAAACGCCTCCATTATTGTAGAGACCGGAATCAAGAGAGAATGATGTTCAAGAGATTAATTTCAGTTTCTAAATATCTTAATTTAATGTTtatatttgaatattatttttaatttttaattcattttcaaaATAGTTTAATGACATAAATAATacgatatattaaaataatttaaatatgagGTGAGAAAGGTAACTCAATTAGTAAtatctattttcataatttaaagaAGATATAATTTGCATGCTTGCGAAAAATTCAAATAagcatttttattttgttaataaagTTGGCATGTTATCATAATTAAGATCAAACATGATTAAGAGACTAAAatcatgaaaattttaaaatttgaaaactaaacttaaattttttctaaattaaagaACTAAAATCATAAATATACAAAGATAGAGAGAATTATAACTGcccaaaaaattaattaaaatataaattgagTTCATAAAAAAAGATTAAGGGTTTaatggtgatgcactgacagtgtaaaaaagttttacactgtcatccaataagaATATATCATTCTGCCATGTCATTtcagtaatttaaaaataaaagtatgACTTGGTACGATACATAGTCGTGATTTTCTCAAAGATTAATAGTActaaggggacaacttctctacccatctcaaaaagttgggtagagtaGCTTCAACCAATCAAAAGATCCTATTtaatttaacatatttaattaattgtaaaaATTATACAATTATTTGATATTTCCAAGACATTTTACATTGGAGGTAACTTTACCAACTTTTTaaattgggtagataagaattcagcTAGTACTGAATGATTTGAAAGGAGAAAACAAACCTGATTTTGGATTGAGTTGAAAAGGGAGGAAAAGATATTCAGCATCTCGCCGTGAACCATCACCGGCTTCTTCACTTCCTTATTCCGACGGGACAAAAACAGCGGCACGCCACCGATGCTATCCAACGGCACCAACGTTCTCCAACTCGGATCCGATCCTCTGACCATTTGAACGCCGGAGAAAGCTACATACACGACGGTGCCAACACGCTCCACCATAAAACTGCCGAGGTTAGCGGTGGAGGTGTTAGCCTGACTGCATAGCCTCCATGACTCCGGCAAGAGTGGCGTGGAAATCAAGAACGTAGCCAGCATCTCGCTGCTCTCAAACCTGACAGAAAAACAAACGACATGAATTTCAACAACCTTAGTTAGGAAATTGCTTCTAAGTTGTTTTGTTTGGAAATGAATGAGTGAGTACTTACTGAGAAGGGTCGTTTGCAGCCATTAGTTGGAGTGTTGCCTTTGTGGAGAGGAAGAATGAGTAATCTTCCAAGTGTGAACAACACAACTTGAATTGAATTAGACTTTGAGTTATGCACATACTTACTACATATGGACCATTTATACATgatctttttatttttgatattttttttataaacacatCACAAACTATAATTTGCGACGTGGAAAATTACACCGCTATAGATAGTTTCACATTTATACATATAGATGCAGCTATAGAATTTCCATTAGGTAGATAACCATTATAGGACTAATCTTGTCATGTTAAATAAACCATTCTAAAGAATGACATATATGATATGTAGCTTCTGTATCCAAAATTCAGTTTATACTACTATAAGCATTAATGTTTTGtgatttcttattttattttacctGTACTTTGCGAATACACAGTTAAAAAGTTCATACTATCTTGTTTTATTGATAAATTGAGTGTTTTTCCATTAATTACTTGTGAATCAAGTTAATAAATGCTATTGTATTTTAGATAAATTTGATACTTATCATTAGCCAATACATCAATATAGGTTCTTTGGCTACAATCTCTTCTAATTGGGC contains:
- the LOC131602880 gene encoding lipase-like PAD4, translated to MCITQSLIQFKLCCSHLEDYSFFLSTKATLQLMAANDPSQFESSEMLATFLISTPLLPESWRLCSQANTSTANLGSFMVERVGTVVYVAFSGVQMVRGSDPSWRTLVPLDSIGGVPLFLSRRNKEVKKPVMVHGEMLNIFSSLFNSIQNQVLGILEKTDTKSIVITGHSIGGATASLCTLWLLSYLQSISSSLPVMCITFGSPLLGNKSFSQAISIERWGGNFCHVVSKHDIMPRLLFAPITPLTPRLNCLLQFWHYSMASPEFRKLAVQVSDQEKSELFAAVLDYLEAATQNKESSGSILFHPFGNYLFVSDEGALCVHNPNTIVKMMHLLLSTSSPSCNIEDHLKYGEYVNKLSSQMLNQNNSKLMNIPNSSYEAGLELAIQSSGLANQESAVIPAKECLRSARRMDPSRALIAARLRISLAVLIPIRAQIDWYKTWCDEQDDEMGTRGTSKREMKVDRNRIKLARFWDNVIDMLEKDELPRDFVIKAFRICSQGL